The DNA segment AATCTTTCTGCTGATGTCTGTACAACCTTATTTGGTTCAACTTCAATACTTACGTTAAGAAAAAATGATGTATTGTTATGCGTCATACTTTCGCTGGCAGTTGATGTTCTTTTTGTGTTTTTTTACAACAAGATTTTTTCTATTACCTTTGATGAAAATTTTGCCAGGGCTTCTGGTGTTCAGGTCGGCCTTTATAATTTTTTAATTGCTGTTGTAGTTGCTGTTATAATCGTTCTTGCCATGAATCTTGTAGGTTCCCTGCTTATATCGGCACTGGTAATTTTTCCGGCACTGTCTGCCATGAGGCTTTTTAAAACTTTTAGAAAAGTAACTGTTTTTTCTGCAGTTCTTTCTGTAATATGTGCTTTCTCAGGAATTATAATTTCAATTCTGGAGAGGCTTCCTGTAGGTTCTACAATAGTTGCAGTTGATGTTGCAGCCTTTGTTTTATGCTGGGCAGCAGGTTTGTTTATCGGAGGAATAAGAAAATGATTCGTAAAAGTTTTTTGTGGGCGGCTTTATCAGCAGGTGTAGTGCTTTTGTGTTTTTCTGTATTTTCATGTAAAAGACAGTCTTCTGCCTCCCGTTTTACAAAAAATAACGGTCCTACTGTAGACAGCGTTCTTGATTCAATTGTGTCGGAACCGGCTGCTCAAACTTCAGTCTCAGATACTGCAGAAAAGATTGACAGAAATGAAGAAGATTTAAAACAGAGATGGAAAGAAAGTTTTCTTGCGGATGAACGTAAGATAGACCTGGATTTGACGACTATGGATTCAAATATGGTTTATTCTGAAGTTTACAAAATGCTTATTTATCCTGAAGACTATATCGGTAAGATTGTAAAAATGCGCGGACAGTTTTCTTCTTATCATGATGAATATTCAGGCAATACTTATTTTGCATGTATAATTCAGGATGCCCTTGCCTGCTGCTCCAGCGGACTGGAATTTTCTTTAAAAGACAACAGTTATGAATATCCGAAGGATTTTCCTGTAGAAGGAGAAAATATAACTGTCATCGGAAGATTTTCAACTTATCTTGACGATGACATTCAGTATCTTTCTCTTTCAGATTCAGTTTTTATGTAATATGAATCAGAAATCTTACAGCGCCAGTCCCTTCATTTCTGCAATGGAACTGTAGCCGTGGGATTTCATGAAGGCGGTAAGTCCGTCTACGATTTCACACATTGCGTTCGGATTAGAGAAAGTTGCGCTTCCGACCTGAACTGCATCAGCTCCTGCCATTATGAATTCAACTGCATCCTGCCACCTGCTTATACCGCCAAGTCCTACAACAGGAACCTGTTCTGATTCCGGAAGTTTTTTTATTGCAGAACAGACGTCATAAACCATTCTTAAGGCAATCGGCTTTACTGCCGGGCCGCACATGCCGGCTTTTACATTGTTAAAATATGGACGGGCTTTTTCTATGTCGATGGCTACAGCCTGAATTGTATTGATGAGGCTTAATGCATCTGCTCCTGCTTTTATACAGCTTAATGCAACAGCAACAAGATCCGGTGCATTAGGAGAAAGTTTTACCATAAGCGGTTTTGATGTAGCTTTGCGGACAGCACTTACACATTCATAAGCTGCTTCCGGTTCCGTTCCCCATGCCATTCCGCCGTGTTTTACGTTAGGACAGCTGATGTTAAGTTCAATCATTGGAACATCTGTTTTATCAAGAAGCTTTGCTCCTTCAACATAAGACTCAAGGTCACTTCCTGCAAGATTTGCAATTGTTGTTGTATCAAGAGAGAGCATTCGCGGAAGTTCATTTTCTATAAATGAAGGAACGCCTGGGTTTTCAAGACCGATGGAGTTTATGTCTCCTCCGGTTATTTCTATAATGCGTTCTCCTTCATTGCCTGGTTTAGGATTCAGTGTAAGGCCTTTTGAACTTATGCCGCCGATTCTGCTTACGTCAAAAAAGCCTCTGTAGTTTTGACCGAAGCCAAAAGTTCCGCTGGCTGCAATTACCGGATTTTTAAATTCAACACCTGCAATTTTTACTTTTAGATCCGGCTCTTTATTTTCAAGGCAGTGGTTTTTATGTGCTGAAGGAATCTGTGAGCGCAGTAAGTCAAAATCAAGAATGCTTCCTTCAAATATCGGTCCGTCTTTGCATACACGCCTGTTTCCGATTTTTGTCTGAATCGTACATCCGAGACAGGCCCCTGCACCGCAAAGCATTTTCTTTTCGAGACTCAGGTAAGATTTAATTCCGCATTTTTCTGCAATGTCTTTTACATAAGAAAGCATAGGCATTGGACCGCAGGCAAAAATTACTTTATATCCTGCAGCCTTTATTTTTTCTTCCGTAAGGGCTGCACTGAGCATTCCGTGAATACCTTCGCTTCCGTCATCTGTCGTTATGATAAGGTTCTGTGCCTTTATGTTTTCAAGCCCGTAGGTTTTTGATTTGAAGCTGGCAAAAAAATCATAGCTTTTTGGAGTAAGGGAAGAAGCAAAATTTGCAACCGGTGCAACTCCGATTCCTCCTCCCACAATTGCAATTTGAGGCCTGTCACTTTCAAGGGCATAGATATCCTGGGGAAGAGTAAAGCAGTTGCCTAAAGGTCCGGTTATGTCAATTTTATCATTAGGCTTTAAGTGACAGAGTTCTTTTGTTCCTTCACCCTTTTCAAGAATCATGAACTGGATTTTAAGCAGTTTTTTTTCTGATGCAGGAACGGTTCCTTCTGTAGAATTGTATACGCTTATTGGTCTTCCAAACTGAACTCCGGAAACACTTCCTTTAATCATGTAAAACTGTCCCGGTCTGGAAGAGATCTGATTTTTTTCTACAGCAGTAAGAACTTCGAGAAGGTAGACGTTTGACTGTCCTTCAATTTTTTTTACGAAACTTACATCTGCTTTCTGGGCGTATAAAATGCCTTTTCCATTTTCGTCGATTTCCGGTGCATCCATGATTTTCTCCTGAAGTTATTTTATGTTGGAAAGATATTCTTCATCACTTATTCTTGATGAACGTACGGCATCTGCTATTGCAGCTTCCATTGCTGCTGTTGCAAGTATACCGGCTGTGTTTACGTCTGAAGGAACTTTTGTTCCGCAACTTGCCGCATAGATTGTATCTCCGTCACCCATTGTTCCGCATGGAATTATGCATTTTGCATAGGCGGCTCGTGTCATTACGGCAATTTTTTTCAGGTCAGATTTTGAAAAGTTTCCGTTTGTAAAAACAGCTCCGATTGTTGTATTTGTATTTTTAAAAGTACCGGCATATTTTTCGGAAACGGTTTTGTAAAGCTGTTCCAGAAAATCGCAGTACTCAGTTCTGTTTTCATTCATCAGGCCGCAGATTTTTTTTGAATTGCTGTATACATCTCCAAAAGAATTTACAACAACTGCAGCTCCGACTTTAAGCTCTCCAAGTTTAAAAGCCGCATAACCGATACCGCTTTTCTGGGCCCGCTTCATTCCGCAGATTTTTCCGGCAGTTGCACCGCAGCCTCCGCCGATGTTTCCGCTTACCGGGGAATTTTTTTCAAGAGCATTTTTACAGGCTTCATATCCCATTGCACTGTCAGGCCTGATTTTTGCACTTCCATAACTTAAGTCATATATGTCACTTTGAACGACAATCGGAACTTTAGCAAAATGTGTGTCGTAGCCCATGGAGTTTTCTTCAAGACATTTCATTACACCGTCTGAAGCAGCAAGTCCGAAGGCAGAGCCTCCTCCAAGTACAATGGCATTTATGTTTATGTCGTTTTTTTCTACATCAACAACAGGGACTTCCCGGCTGGCAGGACCGCCTCCGGAGACATCACAGGCTGCAACTGCCCCTTCCGGGAATACAAAAACTGTTACTCCGGTTTTTGCTTCATCATTCTGTGCATTTCCTGCAGAGACCCCTTCTATCTGACTAAAACTGATCTGTTCAGGCATGCTGGTTAAAGGTTTTTGTATGCATCAAGAAGTTCTTTTTTACTTGCAAGAGCTGCCTTTGAAGCTGCGTCTGCAATGTCCTTCATCGTAAGGGAATCTTCACCTTTTGCAAGGCAGTCAGAATCTTTTTTCCATGCGCAGAGTATGCCGCGGCTTGAGTTTACGGTGCCTCCGCATTTATCCATAAGGGTGGCACAGATTCTTGCAGCGCCTCCCTGTGCGCCGTATCCCGGAATAAGGAAGTAAATCTCAGGGTATGCATCCCGTAAAAGTCTTGCATCGCTTTCTTCCGTACAGCCAACCACAGCTCCTATTGGAGAACAGGTCTGTCCTGCAAAGTCTGATTCAAATTCAGTTCTAAGACGTTCAAGTTCTTCTCCCACATTATCAAGAACACGCTTTCCGTTTTTAAGTTCCTGCTGTTCAATGTCAGTCATTCCAGGGTTTGAAGTGCGCAGGAGAACAAAAATACCCTTTCCTTTTTTGCAGTATTCGGCAAATGGCTTAAGGGTATCAAAACCCATGTACGGATTTATGGTAATAATGTCTGTTTCAAAGTCACCGGTAAAATGTGCCCTGGCATAGGCACCGGCGGTTGCGGCAATGTCGCCTCTTTTTATGTCAGAAATGCAGATTAAACCTGATTTTTTTACTTCCTTTAAGGTTTCTGCGTAGACTTTCATTCCTTCAAGTCCCATGGCTTCATAATAGGCAATCTGAACCTTAAAGCAGCAGGCGCTTTTTTCCTGAGTAACTCTGGAAATGATTTCTTTATTGTAGGCAAGAACAGCCTGAGCCGGAGAAGGGTAGTTTTTTAAAACCGACTGGGGAATATAAGAAGGATCAGTATCCAAACCAACGCAAAGAGGGCCGTTTGCAGTGCCCAGTTCCTGTAAAATCTGCATGTTATGTTTCATAATACTAATGAGTATACAATAAATTTTTCTATATAAGAAGTCCAGGGATAAGTTTTAAGGAAGCCGGATAATGTAAAAAAAACCTTAAAAATTTGTTTATTAAATGATTCCGCCTTATAATTTAAATAGGGTGAGATTCAACCTGGAGGTGAAATTATGGCAGTAATAAGTTATTCATTAGGTGCAGCTCAGGAAGTAACAGGAAGTAAACATATTCTTGAAATTGACGGAAGAAGCTTTATGATTGACTGCGGTGCATTCCAGGGAAAGCGTTCTGAAAGTGATGAAAAAAACAGGAATTTTGATTTTGCTCCTGATAAGATTGAAAGTGTAGTTCTTACACATGCTCATTATGATCACTGCGGACTTTTGCCTGTACTTACAAAAAACGGTTACGGCGGAAACATTTATGCAACTCCTGCAACCCGTGATCTTGCTAATATTGTAATGATGGACAGTGCCCGCATTCAGGCTCGTGATGCGGAATTTCTTGCAAAACAGGCTGCAAAAAAAGGCGAGAAGTTTTCCTGGAAGCCATTGTTTACGGAAAAAGACTGCGTTAAGGCTGCTGATCAGATTATTACCTTAAGCTATAACCGTAAAATGTTCATAGCTCCTGACGTTCAGCTGGAATTTTTTGATGCAGGTCATATTCTTGGAAGTTCACTGGCATATTTTACGATTACAGGACAGCGTAAAAACCATCTCAGCGGAAAAGCATCCGGCGGTATGGGAACTTCCCGCAGAAGATTATGGCACCGCATATTCGGTATAAATCCTGATAAGAGAGGAAGGGATCAGGCTCAGGAAGAAGAAGCTCTTAAAGGGGCTCCAAGTGATGAAATCCGTGTTCTTTATACAGGTGACCTTGGCCGCAAGTGCAAGCCTATTATCCGTGATCCGGCAGTTGAATTTCCGGCACCGGATTATATTTTTATGGAAAGTACATACGGAAACCGTCTTCATGAACCTTCTTCAGTGGCAATGGAAGATCTTGAAAAAATCGTACGCCGCGCTGTAGATCAGAAAGGCAAGATTATCATTCCGTCTTTTGCAATTGAACGTGCTCAGGAGATTCTGTATTACCTTCATCTTCTTGTAGATCAGAAAAAGATTCCTCAGATTCCTGTATACATGGATTCGCCGATGGCTGTAAATGCTACCGGTATTTTCCAGCTGCATCAGGAATGTTATGACGAAAAGACAAAGCAGGCTTTCCTTCAGCATCATAAGAATCCTTTCGGATGGAACAGCATGCAGTTTGTTCAGTCTGTTGATGAATCAAAGGAACTTAACAAAAAGCAGGGTCCGATGATAATCATCAGTGCCGACGGTATGTGTGAAGCCGGCCGTATTCTTTATCATCTTGCAAATAACATTAACAATCCTAAGAATATCATTCTTCTTGTAGGCTATATGTCAGAAAATACTCTGGGACGCAGGATCCGCGACGGAGAAAAAGAAGTAAAGATTCTTGGAGACTGGTATAACGTAAAGGCTCAGGTAGAAACAATAAATGCATTCAGTGCCCACGCTGATTATCAGGAAAGTCTGGACTGGCTTAATGAAATTGACACAAGCCGCCTTAAAAAGATTTTCCTTGTACACGGTGAACATGATGCCCAGCTGTTTATGAAGGATTTCCTTGAAAAGAACGGCTATCCGAATGTAGAAATTGTTAAATACGGTGAGTCTTATGAACTTAAATAGTTTTTAAGGCGGTACCGTTTACCAGATAATTGAATATTCTGCAGAACTCTGCATGGAAAGCAGATATACCAGCGGGATTTCAAAGGAAGCCCTTTTTTCTGAATGTGAGATTTCATGTTTTGAAGAAAGGGCTTTTTTTATTTTTTTTCCTGAAGGGCATCCAAGGTTTAAGGTAATTTTTGCATTCCACATTTCATCTGCCAGTTCTTCTCCGTAAACAGAGGCAACAAGATCTCTGTATTCTTCCGGAGTCATTTTTTCTCCTGTAACAGACGGGGCCATAAGAAGGTCGACGTAGTTCTTTTCTTCATCAGTAAGTGAAGTCTGGTATGTATCCTGAAGAATTGCCGGTGAAATTTTTATTGTAAGGGAGTTTGCAGTACTGGAAATGAATCTGTCAGTAAAATCTGTGTCGGTGCAGATTCTTGCAATTTCTTTTTCAGAAAAAAAACTATCTTCTATGTCCTGGCCGCTGTAGTCAGTAATCTGTGCTATTGTTTCTTTAAGGGCCTTTCCTAAATTAAGGGAGCAGCCGTCTACATTATATCCGCCGGAATTGTCAGCCGTGATAACTATTTCGTTTTTGCAGGAAAAAAAGAGGGGAAGGATTACAGCTGTGACAGTCAGAATTAAAAATCGTTTTGTAGTTTTCATATTAATAAAATAACTTTTAATTCTGATTGTTACAATCGGACCTATTGTTTTGTCTTCGGAAGGAATCTGCCTGTTGCGTAGTAGTGCTGCTTCCAGTAGCGGGCATCCATTAATTCCAGCTGAACGCCTGTTCTTGGGCCGTCACTTATAGCAGAAATAAAAACTCTTTTTCCTTCAAATTTTTTATTAGGTCCATGATAAACTCCGCAGTAAATTCCCACGTGAGTTATTTTTTCGGAGTTAGGATTTGCTTTAAAAAAAACTAAATCTCCTGGTTCCCTGTTATTTATAGAAACTACTTCTGTTTTTTCAAACATCGCATTGCATAGCCGCGGAAAGTGTCCGTTGTCTGTAAGCTTTGGACTGACTGCATGGTTTACGCACCAGGAAACATATCCGGAGCAGTCTAAACCGCCGTCTCTTTTAGGATCACTTCCTCCCCAGACATATTTTGTTCCTTCAAGTTTGAGGGCATAGGTAATGAGCTTCTGCCGTTCATCAGAAACCTTTGGTGCTGCAAATGATTGTGCACATGCAGCAGAGAATAAAAAAAGTGCAGTAAGTGTCTTTACAAAATTCTTCATATATAAATTTTCGGTGGTTTGCCTGAAATTCTTTATTCAAGGATTGTAATTTCTACGCGGCGGTTTTTTGCCCTTCCCTCAGGGGTGGAGTTGTCTGCAGCCGGTTTGTGGGAACCGCTTCCCTTGCAGATAATCATTTCTTCATTTACGCCCCGTCTGGAAAGTTCCCGGGCAATTGAATATGCGCGCTCAAGGGAAAGTTCAAGCTCGCCTTTTTCGTTTCCGGTAGAAGCGGTATGTCCTTCTATAAGGAACTGTGTTTTTTCCAGAGGTTTTAAGACCTGTGCAATTGAATCAAGCAGCTGTGTCTGTCCCGGAAGAAGTTCTGCACTGTCAGATTTAAACTTTAAATCAGAAAGGGTAAGCATGATTCCCGCATCGGTTTTAGAAACAGCAATGTCTTTCTGTGCGGAAAGTTTTTTTATGATTTCACTTCCGTCGATTTTAGGAGGATATTCCGTAAATAAAGAAATGGTTCCCCTGAAGGTGATCTGTTTTCCGTCTGCGTAAAAGAAAGTTTCGTCAACACTGTCCCTTACGACAAGAGCATTTTTTGTTTTTTTACTGATGTTCATTGTTGCAGTGTGTGAACCGGAAGCCTTTAGTAAATCCGGATCACAGTTGAATTCACTTTCGCCGGCTGTATATCTTGTTGCCCACTTAGCCTGTAGTACATAAACTTCTTCACCGTAAAAAACGTCGTCCTTAAGATATGTGTACTGAACGTAAATCGGCATTACCGTAAATATGTTTTTGTTCAGGGGATCGCAGCTTCGTAAGGCATTTGCATTCCAGCTGTCTCCGATGGAAATCTGTTTGTCAGTAAAAGACGGAAAACTTCTGAAGCTGGGATAGCCGTTGTCTTCCAGCATTATCATGTCCCCGTCAGAGAGTATTTTAAATGAAGAGGGAATTGCTGTGTTCAGCGGACGCTTTACATTCATTGTATTGCGTTTTGTTTTTTCGAGAACATAAAAGTTGCCGTCATAAATTTTTTCTTCTTTATTTTGGGAATCAGGTTTTGCTACGATAAAACTCCTGACTTCCCTGCTGACAAGTCCGGTATATTTTCCGTTGTCATAGCGACGTAAATCGGTTCTTTCTACAAGGGAGTAATTTTGACTGAACAGGTATTGTCCGCTAAAAAGTATGGCTGCAGCTATTAAAAAAATTATTCTCTTCATATTTATATTATCGGTGACTTGTTTGTAATTTATTGATAGAATTCGGCATAATGAAAAAAAACGTATTACTGTCATTAATGTTTATTATTTGTGCAGCCGGATTTTCTCAGGAATTTTTTACAGAAAAGACACCGGGGTTTAAGGAATATGTCATGTACGCACATTCCTATGACTGGGGTTGCGGAGTTGATTTTGTTGTCTGTGATGCCGGTGTTACCATAAACCCTGCTGAATTAAAAAAAGAAGATTTTTCTGTCAAAGTTGTTTTAACTGATGCAGAAAAAACAGATTCTGCCAGAGGACGAACACAGGGAGAAAGATCTGTTCTTGAAGTTTTTCCTTGTGATGAATACGGTCAGCCTTTAACTCAGGCTTCAAGATATTTTGCATTAAAACTGAAGACAGTTTATGAAGATGAATTTTCTGATCTGTTCGTGCGGAGTGTTTTTAATTCTAAAAATTCAATTTACATGCTGAGAATTGAAAATAGAAAATTAAAACTTAAAGTTACTAAACTTGCAGGTATAGTCAGTCCTGCTGCTGAATTTAAAATTCAGTCTATTACGAAAAATGGCGTTACAATTAAGTACGCTTCGTGGAATCCTCCTCAGCAGGCAATTGATACACCTCTGATCATCTGGTTTCATGGAATTGCTGAAGGCGGGGACAATCCTTATTTACCTTTACTCGGCTTAAAAGCAACGGCCCTGATTTCAGAAAACATCCAGAAGTATTTTCCGGAAGGGGCCTGTGTAATCATACCCCAGTGTCCTACCGGCTGGCTTGAGACTGTGGATACGGATATGTTCGGTATGAGGGTCTGGGCTCCGGTCGATATAGGCGGTTCAGTAAACAGAGGTGTTGATAAGGCACGTAAGTTTACAACCGGTCTTAACTTTATGGATGAAAGTGTCCGTAACGGAACATATGAAGTGCCGGAGGATTCTGAAACAAATACAGATCCTGATAAAAAACCTTTTGCGGCAGTTTCTTATTACACGGAAGTGTCAAAGGCAATGATAGATTCTTATATCGCAAGAAATCCATATGTAGACACAAAACGGATTTATGTAGGGGGCTGTTCTGCCGGCGGTTATATGACAATGAACATGCTGATTCAGTTTCCGGATTTTTTTGCTGCGGGATTTCCTGTGTGTGAGGCATATCCTGATTCAAAAATTACAGACGCTCAGATAAAAAAACTTTCGGAACTTCCATTGTGGTTTACTCATGCAAAAAATGATGAAACGATAAAAATAGAAACTCATGACGGGCCGACTTATGAGCGCATAA comes from the Treponema rectale genome and includes:
- a CDS encoding metal ABC transporter permease gives rise to the protein MFDELMMYLQYPIIRYAIIVGVLVALCSSLLGVTLVLKRFSFIGDGLSHVAFGIMAIAGILNLTNNMIIVLPGTILSAVLLLRTSQNAKIKGDAAIAMISVGALAFGYLLMNVFPVSANLSADVCTTLFGSTSILTLRKNDVLLCVILSLAVDVLFVFFYNKIFSITFDENFARASGVQVGLYNFLIAVVVAVIIVLAMNLVGSLLISALVIFPALSAMRLFKTFRKVTVFSAVLSVICAFSGIIISILERLPVGSTIVAVDVAAFVLCWAAGLFIGGIRK
- a CDS encoding dihydroorotate dehydrogenase — protein: MDAPEIDENGKGILYAQKADVSFVKKIEGQSNVYLLEVLTAVEKNQISSRPGQFYMIKGSVSGVQFGRPISVYNSTEGTVPASEKKLLKIQFMILEKGEGTKELCHLKPNDKIDITGPLGNCFTLPQDIYALESDRPQIAIVGGGIGVAPVANFASSLTPKSYDFFASFKSKTYGLENIKAQNLIITTDDGSEGIHGMLSAALTEEKIKAAGYKVIFACGPMPMLSYVKDIAEKCGIKSYLSLEKKMLCGAGACLGCTIQTKIGNRRVCKDGPIFEGSILDFDLLRSQIPSAHKNHCLENKEPDLKVKIAGVEFKNPVIAASGTFGFGQNYRGFFDVSRIGGISSKGLTLNPKPGNEGERIIEITGGDINSIGLENPGVPSFIENELPRMLSLDTTTIANLAGSDLESYVEGAKLLDKTDVPMIELNISCPNVKHGGMAWGTEPEAAYECVSAVRKATSKPLMVKLSPNAPDLVAVALSCIKAGADALSLINTIQAVAIDIEKARPYFNNVKAGMCGPAVKPIALRMVYDVCSAIKKLPESEQVPVVGLGGISRWQDAVEFIMAGADAVQVGSATFSNPNAMCEIVDGLTAFMKSHGYSSIAEMKGLAL
- a CDS encoding P1 family peptidase, producing MPEQISFSQIEGVSAGNAQNDEAKTGVTVFVFPEGAVAACDVSGGGPASREVPVVDVEKNDININAIVLGGGSAFGLAASDGVMKCLEENSMGYDTHFAKVPIVVQSDIYDLSYGSAKIRPDSAMGYEACKNALEKNSPVSGNIGGGCGATAGKICGMKRAQKSGIGYAAFKLGELKVGAAVVVNSFGDVYSNSKKICGLMNENRTEYCDFLEQLYKTVSEKYAGTFKNTNTTIGAVFTNGNFSKSDLKKIAVMTRAAYAKCIIPCGTMGDGDTIYAASCGTKVPSDVNTAGILATAAMEAAIADAVRSSRISDEEYLSNIK
- the pyrF gene encoding orotidine-5'-phosphate decarboxylase, whose translation is MKHNMQILQELGTANGPLCVGLDTDPSYIPQSVLKNYPSPAQAVLAYNKEIISRVTQEKSACCFKVQIAYYEAMGLEGMKVYAETLKEVKKSGLICISDIKRGDIAATAGAYARAHFTGDFETDIITINPYMGFDTLKPFAEYCKKGKGIFVLLRTSNPGMTDIEQQELKNGKRVLDNVGEELERLRTEFESDFAGQTCSPIGAVVGCTEESDARLLRDAYPEIYFLIPGYGAQGGAARICATLMDKCGGTVNSSRGILCAWKKDSDCLAKGEDSLTMKDIADAASKAALASKKELLDAYKNL
- a CDS encoding MBL fold metallo-hydrolase RNA specificity domain-containing protein, with the translated sequence MAVISYSLGAAQEVTGSKHILEIDGRSFMIDCGAFQGKRSESDEKNRNFDFAPDKIESVVLTHAHYDHCGLLPVLTKNGYGGNIYATPATRDLANIVMMDSARIQARDAEFLAKQAAKKGEKFSWKPLFTEKDCVKAADQIITLSYNRKMFIAPDVQLEFFDAGHILGSSLAYFTITGQRKNHLSGKASGGMGTSRRRLWHRIFGINPDKRGRDQAQEEEALKGAPSDEIRVLYTGDLGRKCKPIIRDPAVEFPAPDYIFMESTYGNRLHEPSSVAMEDLEKIVRRAVDQKGKIIIPSFAIERAQEILYYLHLLVDQKKIPQIPVYMDSPMAVNATGIFQLHQECYDEKTKQAFLQHHKNPFGWNSMQFVQSVDESKELNKKQGPMIIISADGMCEAGRILYHLANNINNPKNIILLVGYMSENTLGRRIRDGEKEVKILGDWYNVKAQVETINAFSAHADYQESLDWLNEIDTSRLKKIFLVHGEHDAQLFMKDFLEKNGYPNVEIVKYGESYELK
- a CDS encoding C40 family peptidase — translated: MKNFVKTLTALFLFSAACAQSFAAPKVSDERQKLITYALKLEGTKYVWGGSDPKRDGGLDCSGYVSWCVNHAVSPKLTDNGHFPRLCNAMFEKTEVVSINNREPGDLVFFKANPNSEKITHVGIYCGVYHGPNKKFEGKRVFISAISDGPRTGVQLELMDARYWKQHYYATGRFLPKTKQ
- a CDS encoding OmpA family protein, which translates into the protein MKRIIFLIAAAILFSGQYLFSQNYSLVERTDLRRYDNGKYTGLVSREVRSFIVAKPDSQNKEEKIYDGNFYVLEKTKRNTMNVKRPLNTAIPSSFKILSDGDMIMLEDNGYPSFRSFPSFTDKQISIGDSWNANALRSCDPLNKNIFTVMPIYVQYTYLKDDVFYGEEVYVLQAKWATRYTAGESEFNCDPDLLKASGSHTATMNISKKTKNALVVRDSVDETFFYADGKQITFRGTISLFTEYPPKIDGSEIIKKLSAQKDIAVSKTDAGIMLTLSDLKFKSDSAELLPGQTQLLDSIAQVLKPLEKTQFLIEGHTASTGNEKGELELSLERAYSIARELSRRGVNEEMIICKGSGSHKPAADNSTPEGRAKNRRVEITILE
- a CDS encoding prolyl oligopeptidase family serine peptidase, whose translation is MKKNVLLSLMFIICAAGFSQEFFTEKTPGFKEYVMYAHSYDWGCGVDFVVCDAGVTINPAELKKEDFSVKVVLTDAEKTDSARGRTQGERSVLEVFPCDEYGQPLTQASRYFALKLKTVYEDEFSDLFVRSVFNSKNSIYMLRIENRKLKLKVTKLAGIVSPAAEFKIQSITKNGVTIKYASWNPPQQAIDTPLIIWFHGIAEGGDNPYLPLLGLKATALISENIQKYFPEGACVIIPQCPTGWLETVDTDMFGMRVWAPVDIGGSVNRGVDKARKFTTGLNFMDESVRNGTYEVPEDSETNTDPDKKPFAAVSYYTEVSKAMIDSYIARNPYVDTKRIYVGGCSAGGYMTMNMLIQFPDFFAAGFPVCEAYPDSKITDAQIKKLSELPLWFTHAKNDETIKIETHDGPTYERIKKAGASDLHYSLFENVIDSDGVEIDGHSSWAYVLNNQCEENGITIFEWLSKQKR